Within Microbacterium oryzae, the genomic segment TTCTTCGCGTAGCGCACGCGAACAGTCTTCTTGACGCCGTTCTTGACCTGCTCCTCGAGACGGAACCCGACACGCGTCGGCTTCTTGGTCTCGGGGTCGACGAGCGCGACGTTGGACACGTGGATCGGGGCCTCGAGGGTCTCGATGCCGCCGGTCTTCGTGCCGCGCTGCGTCTGGCCGACGCGGTTGTGCTTGGTGATGTAGTTGACGCCCTCGACGACGACGCGGTTGCCGCCTTCCAGAACCTCGAGCACCTTGCCCTGCTTGCCGCGGTCTCCACCGCGCTCGGGCTTGGCGCCGGAGATCACCTGGACGAGGTCGCCCTTCTTGATCTTCGCCATGAGTTAGAGCACCTCCGGTGCGAGCGAGACGATCTTCATGAACCGACGGTCACGAAGCTCGCGGCCGACGGGACCGAAGATGCGGGTGCCACGGGGCTCCCCGTCGTTCTTCAGGATGACGGCGGCGTTCTCGTCGAACTTGATGTACGAGCCGTCGGGACGACGCGTCTCCTTGACAGTGCGGACGACGACGGCCTTGACCACGTCGCCCTTCTTCACGTTGCCGCCGGGGATCGCGTCCTTGACGGTGGCGACGATCGTGTCACCGAGACCCGCGTAGCGGCGGCTGGAGCCACCGAGCACGCGGATGGTGAGCAGCTCCTTGGCGCCGGTGTTGTCGGCGACCTTGAGGCGGGATTCGTTCTGAATCACTTGTTACTCCTTGGATTCCAAGCAGGCCCGGAGGCTTACTTGGCCTTCTCGAGGATCTCGACCAGACGCCAGCGCTTGGTGGCGCTCAGCGGACGGGTCTCGTTGATGACCACGAGGTCGCCGATGCCGGCGCTGTTCTGCTCGTCGTGCGCCTTGAGCTTCTTCGTGCGACGGATGACCTTGCCGTAGAGGGGGTGCTTAACGCGGTCCTCGACCTCGACGACGATCGTCTTGTCCATCTTGTCGCTCACGACGTAGCCGCGGACGGACTTGCGGTAACCGCGGTCAGCGGTCTCCTCGGTCTTGTTCTCGGTGGCCATCACTCAGCCTCTCCCTCGGCGGCAGCCGGCGTCTCCGCCTTGTCCGCCTTCTTCGCCTTGGTCTTCTTGGCCTTGGTCTCGACCGGGGCCGGCGTCGCACGGATCCCGAGCTCGCGCTCGCGGATCACGGTGTACAGCCGCGCGATGTCGCGCTTGACCGCACGGATGCGGCCGTGGCTGTCCAGCTGACCGGTGGCCGACTGGAAGCGCAGGTTAAACAGCTCTTCCTTGGCCTTGCGCAGCTCCTCGACGAGGCGCTGGTCTTCGAACGTGTCGAGCTCCTTGGGGGCGAGCTCCTTGGTGCCGATCGCCATTACGCGTCGCCCTCCTCGCGCTTGATGATGCGTGCCTTGAGCGGCAGCTTGTGAATTGCTCGGGTCAGTGCCTCACGGGCGAGCTCCTCCGACACACCGGAGACCTCGAAGAGGACGCGACCCGGCTTGACGTTGGCGACCCACCACTCGGGCGAACCCTTACCGGAACCCATGCGGGTCTCAGCAGGCTTCTTGGTCAGCGGACGGTCGGGGTAGATGTTGATCCACACCTTTCCGCCGCGCTTGATGTGACGCGTCATGGCGATACGAGCGGACTCGATCTGACGGTTCGTCACGTAAGCGGGCGTCAGCGCCTGGATGCCGAAGTCGCCGAAGCTGACCTTCGTGCCGCCGGTGGCCTGGCCATCCCGCTTGGGGTGGTGCTGCTTGCGGTACTTGACCTTGCGAGGGATGAGCATTACGCCGACGCTCCTTCCGCGACCGGCGCTGCCTCGTCGTTGCGACGCGGGCCGCGGCGGCCGCCACGGTCGCGCTGCGAGGAGGGCTTACGCGAAGCCTCTTCACGCGCGAGTTCCTTGTTGGTGAGGTCGCCCTTGTAGATCCAGACCTTCACGCCGATGCGGCCGAAGGTGGTCTTCGCCTCGTAGAAGCCGTAGTCGATGTTCGCGCGCAGCGTGTGCAGCGGCACACGACCCTCGCGGTAGAACTCCGACCGGCTCATCTCGGCGCCGCCGAGACGGCCCGAGACCTGGATCCGGACGCCCTTGGCGCCGGCGCGCTGCGCGCCCTGCAGGCCCTTGCGCATCGCGCGGCGGAACGCCACGCGAGCGGAGAGCTGCTCGGCCACACCCTGAGCGACGAGCTGAGCGTCGGCCTCGGGGTTCTTGACCTCGAGGATGTTCAGCTGGATCTGCTTGCCGGTGAGCTTCTCGAGCTCGCCGCGGATGCGCTCGGCCTCCGCACCACGACGGCCGATGACGATGCCCGGGCGTGCGGTGTGGATGTCGACGCGCACGCGGTCGCGGGTGCGCTCGATCTCGATGCTGCTCACGCCGGCGCGGTCGAGCGACGTGGTGAGCAGCTTGCGGATCCGGATGTCCTCGGCCACGTAGTCGGCATAGCGCTGACCCGGCTTGGTCGAGTCAGAGAACCAGCGCGAGACGTGGTCCGTGGTGATGCCGAGGCGGAAGCCGTACGGGTTTACCTTCTGTCCCATTACTTGCTCGCCTTCTTCTTGCCCGCGGGGGCCACGTCGGCGGCCTCGGGGGTCGAGAGCACGACCGTGATGTGGCTCGTGCGCTTCTTGATCTGGAACGCGCGGCCCTGTGCACGGGGCTGGAAGCGCTTGAGCGTCGTCCCCTCGTCCACGAAGGCGTTCTTCACGTACAGGTCCTGCTCGTTCAGGTACTCACCGGCGTTGCCGGCCTTGACCTGCGCGTTGGCCATAGCCGACTCGACGAGCTTGTAGATCGGGTCCGAGGCGGACTGCTGCGCGAACTTGAGGATCGCGAGAGCCTCCTCGGCCTGCTTGCCCTTGATGAGGGCCACGACACGACGAGCCTTCTGAGGGGTCACGCGGATGTGTCGCACACGTGCGATGGACTCCACCATTTCTCTCTCCTCTCGGTCGCCTTAGCGGCGACGGCCCTTCTTGTCGTCCTTCACGTGGCCGCGGAAGGTGCGGGTGGGCGCGAACTCGCCCAGCTTGTGGCCGACCATGGACTCGGTCACGAACACGGGAACGTGCTTGCGACCGTCGTGCACGGCGATGGTGTGCCCCAGCATCGTGGGGATGATCATCGAACGGCGCGACCAGGTCTTGATGACGTTCTTGGTACCCGCCTCGTTCTGCGAGACAACCTTGCGAAGCAGGTGCTCGTCGACGAAGGGGCCCTTCTTCAGACTGCGTGGCATCTTCTTGACTCCTACTTGCGCTTCTTGCCGGCGTTACGACGACGAACGATGAGCTTGTCGCTTTCCTTGTTCGCGTGGCGGGTACGGCCCTCAGGCTGACCCCACGGCGTCACAGGGTTGCGACCACCGGACGTCTTGCCCTCACCACCACCGTGCGGGTGGTCGACCGGGTTCATGGCGACACCGCGGACGGTCGGGCGAACGCCCTGCCAGCGCTTGCGGCCGGCCTTGCCCCAGTTGATGTTCGACTGCTCGGCGTTGCCGACCTCGCCGATGGTGGCGCGGCAGCGTGCGTCGACGTTGCGGACCTCACCGGAGGGCAGACGGAGCTGCGCGTAGGGGCCATCCTTCGCGACGAGACGCACCGAGGCGCCCGCCGAGCGAGCCAGCTTCGCGCCGCCGCCGGGACGGAGCTCGATGGCGTGGATGACGGTACCCGTGG encodes:
- the rplX gene encoding 50S ribosomal protein L24; translated protein: MAKIKKGDLVQVISGAKPERGGDRGKQGKVLEVLEGGNRVVVEGVNYITKHNRVGQTQRGTKTGGIETLEAPIHVSNVALVDPETKKPTRVGFRLEEQVKNGVKKTVRVRYAKKSGKDI
- the rplN gene encoding 50S ribosomal protein L14 encodes the protein MIQNESRLKVADNTGAKELLTIRVLGGSSRRYAGLGDTIVATVKDAIPGGNVKKGDVVKAVVVRTVKETRRPDGSYIKFDENAAVILKNDGEPRGTRIFGPVGRELRDRRFMKIVSLAPEVL
- the rpsQ gene encoding 30S ribosomal protein S17, producing the protein MATENKTEETADRGYRKSVRGYVVSDKMDKTIVVEVEDRVKHPLYGKVIRRTKKLKAHDEQNSAGIGDLVVINETRPLSATKRWRLVEILEKAK
- the rpmC gene encoding 50S ribosomal protein L29, which produces MAIGTKELAPKELDTFEDQRLVEELRKAKEELFNLRFQSATGQLDSHGRIRAVKRDIARLYTVIRERELGIRATPAPVETKAKKTKAKKADKAETPAAAEGEAE
- the rplP gene encoding 50S ribosomal protein L16, translating into MLIPRKVKYRKQHHPKRDGQATGGTKVSFGDFGIQALTPAYVTNRQIESARIAMTRHIKRGGKVWINIYPDRPLTKKPAETRMGSGKGSPEWWVANVKPGRVLFEVSGVSEELAREALTRAIHKLPLKARIIKREEGDA
- the rpsC gene encoding 30S ribosomal protein S3; the encoded protein is MGQKVNPYGFRLGITTDHVSRWFSDSTKPGQRYADYVAEDIRIRKLLTTSLDRAGVSSIEIERTRDRVRVDIHTARPGIVIGRRGAEAERIRGELEKLTGKQIQLNILEVKNPEADAQLVAQGVAEQLSARVAFRRAMRKGLQGAQRAGAKGVRIQVSGRLGGAEMSRSEFYREGRVPLHTLRANIDYGFYEAKTTFGRIGVKVWIYKGDLTNKELAREEASRKPSSQRDRGGRRGPRRNDEAAPVAEGASA
- the rplV gene encoding 50S ribosomal protein L22 — translated: MVESIARVRHIRVTPQKARRVVALIKGKQAEEALAILKFAQQSASDPIYKLVESAMANAQVKAGNAGEYLNEQDLYVKNAFVDEGTTLKRFQPRAQGRAFQIKKRTSHITVVLSTPEAADVAPAGKKKASK
- the rpsS gene encoding 30S ribosomal protein S19, translated to MPRSLKKGPFVDEHLLRKVVSQNEAGTKNVIKTWSRRSMIIPTMLGHTIAVHDGRKHVPVFVTESMVGHKLGEFAPTRTFRGHVKDDKKGRRR
- the rplB gene encoding 50S ribosomal protein L2 produces the protein MAIRNYKPTTPGRRGSSVADFAEITRSTPEKSLLRPLAKTGGRNNQGRITTRHIGGGHKRQYRVIDFRRNDKDGINAKVAHIEYDPNRTARIALLHYFDGEKRYILAPEKLRQGDVVESGAGADIKPGNNLPLRNIPTGTVIHAIELRPGGGAKLARSAGASVRLVAKDGPYAQLRLPSGEVRNVDARCRATIGEVGNAEQSNINWGKAGRKRWQGVRPTVRGVAMNPVDHPHGGGEGKTSGGRNPVTPWGQPEGRTRHANKESDKLIVRRRNAGKKRK